Sequence from the Amaranthus tricolor cultivar Red isolate AtriRed21 chromosome 1, ASM2621246v1, whole genome shotgun sequence genome:
atttaaattatttttttgaaattttgtgatatttaaattttaaagtaataaattaataatctaaattgttataataggcgaaaagaaagaaaagtgaaaataataattaaaattattttattttggtaaatAAGATTATacaccaactcatttaataataagttaatttttaaaaatatttcgtGTAGGTTTTAATCTTAATGAAAtaaattattcatgtactaaatctaaaactaaggtattaagaaattaataaagtttaattgaaaatttatctataaaCAAATACTAAAGAcacattttagttttgatttagtttataataaatgattatttatatgtaagatgatataaatttatttctattatatgttattgtaattttgtatttatatgaaaatagtaacatgataataaaaaggcttgatagtaaggaaatgtcgaaccatgcttccggcatgtaaaaaacgtgggacgtgtttttcGGCAcataaaatacggcgaacacagtaagattatttaacctgacctgtggcttgagcaacattgtactggaggagtgacgactctcACTAAggtaggggttttggtttacctcacacTAAcagcccttacatatatcaaacaaagatcatatgtgttgcattcattaaataagtaatcggattccatgccctaacactcaagcagaagtgttagtaaatcacgccctggtactcaagcagaaggaccagaagtttaatatatttaaataaatctaatataaaaaaaatgaatttcctataatacataagataccttgcatattatttattgtgatgcacttattttttCCTATTACTTATTGCCGTGCATATACTATCCATACTTGTATAActgcggtaagtttttatattcggcttattagctgaccgatttccatcggctgttcccgTATAACGGGAGCAGATGCTACAGGTGACTTGAAACTATTGAATTATCTATGTGATGTTaggatatagtatatatgtaatttatattatggGTATGTAAAAATGATAGTTacgtattaaagaaagatgtaatatgtaaaattttattttaattatttaagttttagttatttatttttaaatactattttattttgtttttttttttcgcaataatcacagTTCGATAGTCTTCCGCTTAGctacttactattatattatattaaacctatGTTTAGAAAAGGATTGTCCGTTATACTTGGTATTAGAGCCAACGTTATTTGAATGGTCGGATCTTCTTATCCGATACTAGGAAACTCCGTGATAAAttacatttttgaaaaaaaaatcagaatttttattgaaattttttttatgtaaaaatgaTGTGCTTATGTGTTTTATGTGCttaaaaaaattgtgatttgCGATTAAAATATAGCTAACGCAACACTTCCCTACATTATTAAAGGATTCCAAGAGGTGGTGGTAGAGGGTGTATCGCAAGAGGTGAACCTTTGGAAATGAAGAACGACTTTTCTGATGATATGACGTAAAATGCAAGAGTTCAGGCTctggaaaataaattaataatgatgTAAAGGAATAATGAGAGGCTGTTGAACTTAATGGAGAAGCAGATGAGTCGTTCCCCTGAAGATGATGAAGGAAAATTCTATAAGATATTGTCTAGTCATCAACCTCCAAAATATGACGGAGAACCTGATCCAGTTCGCTTTGAGGATTGGATTGCAGAAATGGAGAACTATTGGAGGCCATAAACTTCCCGTCAAAGATAAAAGTGAAATTAGCCGCGTTTTACTTAACAGGCACTGCTGAATTATGGTGGAGGACTGTAAAACAAACTGTCGTAGATTCTACTTGGGAACAATTTATAAAGAAGTTTCGTGATCAATTTTACCCACCCTCActtcagagaaagaaagagaatgaattcTTGTTTTGAGGCAGGGAACTATGTCAGTGATCGAATATGCACGTAAGTTAAGAGAGCTGGCTAGATTCGCTACCGAAATAGTAATCTCTGATCGAGGCAAGGCGATTAGATTTTTCGAGGGTCTGAACCTCAGGGTTCCAAAAAGGCACTCCTAGATACCAAGATTTTGATCATTTCTACAATCAAGCCTTGGAGTACGAGCGTATTTTGGAAAAAGAAGACgggtttaataaaagaaagaatgaatctAGTGGGGGCGATGGATACAAGAAGGCCAAGGGTGAGGGAAAGCAGCCGTTTCAGACTGTAGCAAGGCCGACACGGTGGAAATGTAGGTTATGTGGAAAAGATCATCGAGGCCGAAATTGTAATAAGAAGATTGTATGTTACAAGTGTCACAAGGAGGGACATCTGGCTAATAATTGCGGGGAAACGTTCAACCAGAGCAAAACAACATCAGAAGCTGCAGGTAACAGAGCATTTGACACTCAGAAGAATGAGACTAGAGCATCCGTGGGCCTGCATGCAATTGGAGATCATTATGATGGTTTACACCAGGAGTTTGAAGTTGAAGGTAAAGTAATTTCTGGAATATTTCCTGTTAGTAATTTAacagcaaatgttttgtttgattgtggagcggataggTCTTTTATTTCTAGTGCTTTTCTCCACATATCTTCTATTTCTTTGAAACCTCAAAAATCCCACTTGTGTATCAATTTACCTGATGGTACACCTTACCTATGTGATCGcatcttttatgattttccattggagCTTTATGGGAATCTTTTACCAGCTGActtaattcaatttgatttgggaacatttaatatcattttgggcatggattggttggagagatattcagcgaagattttgtgtaaggaaaaggttgttagaatagaaaCTCCCGAGGAAATGAAGTGTATTCAGAAGAACTCAAAATCTCAGCTAGTGACAATTTCTGTAATTCAAGCATCACAAATGATAAGACAAGGAGatgaagggttcttatgttttgttactactgaagaagtgaaacctaaacctagtttgcaagaaaTCCCAATCGTTCAagaatattttgatgtgtttcctGAAAAAGTACCCGATATACCTCCAAAAAGAGAGGTAGACTTCCATATTGACTTTATTCCTGATATCACCCCTATTTCTATAACTccttaccgttttgctccaACTGAATTGGCTAAGCTGAAGAAGCAGCTAGAGGAATTGTtggaaaaaggtttcattcgacctagtgtttaaCCATGGGTAGCTCCGGTTCTCTTTGTCAGAAAAAAAGAGgggagtatgaggctatgcattcattatagggagatcaataagattaccatcaagaatcgttCTCCTTTGCCAATGATAGACaacctttttgatcagttggggGGGAGCAAGGGTCTTTTTGAAGATAGATTTGAAgtctggttatcatcaattaaggattgctgaagaagatattcctaagactgcattcagaaccagatacgggcactatgagtttctagtaatgccatttggtctaacgaatgctctagcagcattcatggatctcatgcaaagatacttcaacccttacctggataagtttgtagttgtgtttattgatgatatattggtgtattcgaagaaggaagagcaacatgagaagcacttaaggatagttttggagaaattgagaaaggagaaactttatggcaagtttagtaaatgtgaattttggttagaaaagaTATCTTTCTTACGGCACGTTGTTTTGAAggatggaatttctgttgaccttgaaaagattagggcagtgatggaatggtcgaatccaaagagtgttactgaagtaagaagtttcttaggcttagCAGGCTATCATaggaagtttgtggaaaatttCTCTAAAATTGCCCGATcgttgtttgagttgcttaaaaaGGGAGTTCGGTTTCAATGGGGCGAGAAGCATAGTAAAACACTAGAAGAGCTTAAGAGGAGACTTACGACTGCACCTGTGTTGATCATGCCCGACTGTGggaaagcatttgaggtatattgtgatgcatcgaaggaaggtttgggatgtgtgctaatgcaGGAAGGCAAAGTACTAGCTTATGCGTCAAGGAAATTAAGGCCACACGAGTTGAATTATCCAGTACACAACATTGAACTAGCAGTCGTAATTTTTGCCCtgaagttatggagacattatctctatggaataccatgcaagatctttactgatcataaaaatttgaaatatgtcttcacttagaaggagctgaatatgtgacaaaggcggtggctggaaatcattaaagactttaaagttgacataaattatcatcctagaaaagaaaaaaaagtggcataaataatcgtttcgttttattattttcttgttaATGCCGTTAGAATTTTATTCTAATCGttctcgattttcttttatgtataacttatttctcttaaaataaattacctaaatattaaatctagttaaattacctacaataacttaatctttttattttctatattaaattatgaataaaaatcaaaaaatatataataataataaaattaaaaaaaaagaaaaaaatctctTGGAGTGGCGGCAGCGTGGGCTTGgtgccaaaaaaatttaatctaGTCTTATCCTAAGATAAAACCAAGCAGAAAAATCTTggattcattttaatttcttgcccatgaaggaaaaagattaaaataataataaaaaaaataagttttagcCTATAAAAGCATACAGTGGGTTAAAAAAGGGaaggaaaaatcagaaaattaattCACAAATATAAGCTtcctaaaaaaattctaaaaaccctacaaaaattcctaaaaatcctcaaaagtttcctaataatagtatttagtgttaattatagaaattcaaggggaggaagctaattttgtggctagaaattctacaacaaagaaaattatttaatagtgaaattattaaagatataaattcttacatatatttatttacataaaattatgcccataaattttatatgtgtttataatatataaatttaattttctgcaaattttggtgaattaattcattgtaatttattttataagatttattcatttttatttcaaaaaaactGCATAAtccgaaataattttaattttttaaacgaaaatttttcggtacatataaataatgagatataaattgtgtattaatttcgtgaattatagttgagtataaatattattattaatttttgctaaataagaaaattcataaattgggttaaaattatataattctggaaaataataatttattttattattactgcattttcttttaatttaaattatttttgtcaaattttgtgatatttaaattttaaagaaataaattaataatctaaattgttataataggcgaaaagaaagaaaagtgaaaataataattaaaattattttattttggtaaataagaatatacaccaactcttttaataataagttaattttttaaaatatttcatgtaGAATCTTAAGGAAAtaaattattcatgtactaaatctaaaactaagctattaagaaattaataaagtttaattgaaaatttatctataaataaatactaaagacctattttagttttgatttagttttatcataaatgattatttatatgtaagatgatataaatttatttctattatatgttattgtaatgttgcatttatatgaaaatagtaacatgataataaaaaggcttgatagtaaggaaatgccaaacgatgcttccggcatgtaaaaaacgtgggacgtgtttttcggcacgtaaaatacggcgaacacagtaaggttatttaacctgacctgtggctcgagcaacattgtactggaggagtgacgactcctactaagttaggggttttggtttacctcaccctaacaggcccttacatatattaaacaaagatcatatgtgttgcattcattaaataagtaatcggattccacgccctaacactcaagcagaagtgttagtaaatcacgccctggtattcaagcagaaggaccagaagtttaatatatttaaataaatctaatagaaaaaagatgaatttcctataatacataagataccttgcatattatttattgtaattcacttatttttgcttattacttattgtcgtgcatatattatccatacttgtatagttgcggtaagtttttatactcggcttaTTAGCTGACCGATTTCCGTCTGCTGTTCCCATATAACGGGAGCAGATGCTACAGGTGACTATACATGAAGCTATTGAATTATCTATGTGATGTTaagatatagtatatatgtaatttatattatggGTATATAAAAACGATagttatgtattaaagaaatatgtaatatgtaaaattttattttaatgatttaagttttatttgtttttttttaaatactgttttgttttgtttctttttcgcaataatcacggttcgatagtcttccgcttagcattacttactattatattatattaaatctatttttagtaaaggaTTGTCCGTTACAATATATTCTACTAGTGTGCAATGCACGGTTATTTAGCATCAACATATACAAACATATGATATAAAAAGATAAAGCTAGAAATATAATGCAGTAGAAACACTCCACTTTGACAAGCATATGTAGTAAATTATgtctataattttaaaattgtcaaTAATATATTATGCAGTATATTATATTCTGTAATTACTCAATTTTGAATAAATGTGAGTCCAAGATACTTTAATGGTAGAGATATTGGTTTAGATCAAAGTTCATGTCATTTTTCTTTAGCTAATAATTAAGTTTCATTTGGCAAACTCTCTTTAGTTGGGACAATTAgaatttttcaagttttttagtATAGTGTATGATATGAAATGAtgtcaacaatatattatgcaatatatgatattctctaatttactcaatttaactataaataaatactagcTAAAGATACTTGAATGATAGATATATTGGTCAAGACCAATGTAATGTCATTTTTCATTAGCCAATAAATAAGTTTCAGTTGACAAACTCTCTTTAGTTGTAAAATTTGCAATTTTCCAagttttatattataatgtatGATTTTGATAACATTATATACTCCTTCTATGATATCActacaatatttaaaataaattcttaaaataaatCCCTAAGTATGAGAATAATGCATGTTAAGTCTTATTGTTTAGGTCAAATATTTTGTTGTCATAAGATCTTTATATCAcctaatctttttttttttgtaaacgTGTTTAAAATGATGTGGTGATTCggccaattaattatttattaactgACACATGATAATATGTTAATCATTGAAATAATGACATTTCATAAAGCTTTCATGAGCTGCTATTTGTTATTTTACagcaaaattattaaatggTATGATATGATTGTTTTTGGTTGCTAGCTGctgtattttatttcaattagttcaATCAAATCAAAAGGTATAGTATAGATATTAGACCCTGTAAtctttttgtttaattcgtctagtaatttgtttcatagcttgaaaatgaaaataatttccAAATGGAAGAGAATAGTAGATACATGCTAAAACAAGAGAACAATCAGTGTTGTGCAGAATTTAATTATGTTAGCAATTTTTATATcattaaaaatgaatatttttggATATCGACATTTGGTTTGTGTTTGATCTGCCTTGTGTTCCTTGAGGCATGAAATAATTGCGTTAATCATCTTCTACACAGCTTCTATCTCACTGAATAGTCCTTACATTTTCCCATCATTCCAATAACTAGAACACCTTGAGCACCTTTTTCTGCATCGTTTGTCCGAGTGAGCTTCCAGTCCAAAGTACTGAATTTCCAGCTCCATTAATGAATCATTTCAGAGCCACAGCAGCATACTGAAGGGTATAAGTATATGCACATGGTATGCTGGAATGGCATATGCCGAGGAGACCTCCCCTTCAGATGCCCCATAACTGTGCTTTCTGATTGTTGGCGGTGAGTCATAAATGAAGCTCGGTGGTGTCTCGTATCCAGTTGGAGGTGAGTTGTAGGTGGTACTTGGGGATGTACCATAGCCGACTGGTGGTGAACTGTACGTGTTACTCGTGGGTGTACCATAGCCGATTGGTGGTGAACTGTACGTGTTACTTGGCGGTGTACCATAGCTGATTGATGGTGAGTCATATGGGACATGTGGCGGTGACATAGCTGTGCTGCCAAAGGGTTTCTTCTTCCTGCATCAAATTAAGAAGAATCGAAAGAGCAATAAGTGAGTATGGGGGACATAGCTACAACTGAAATAGTAGTTAAAGGAAACCGTGATTGGTGATTATTACATAGCAGCAGTAGAAGGGCAGAAGACTATGTCATAGTTATAAGCCTTGCACGTAAATGTGCTTGTGCCGTCATCATAGGCATAGCTATATGCCCTCGGACAAGCTCTCTTGAAAACCGTTGAATAATATGTGGGTTTACATGTTGTTGGGTTGGCGAACTGTCCACTACAGCAATACTGGTCTTGTCCGAAAGCCTCACATGCGCTTTTACATGCAATGACTCCTTCCTTTTCATCTCCGCCTACCACTTGCAGCTCTTTCGGGCATCCTGTTTACAAACATGTTCCAATAAAACTATTAGTTCAATTTCATCAGTATTTCTGGCATCACAGAGTTTTTATCATTACATGAAATCATGAATCATAAATTTGATTAGGAATTATGCAATCATAGTATATGTTATGTTTTTATTAGTAATAGAAATTCCCAATTAGGCTCTTTGAGATGGGCAAACCAGTTTTTTGGCTGTGTTATTTGCTAAAAGTTGACAAAAAGATTGGCACACTCGAGGGTTGCTTGTGGAATGGATCTGAATTCGTTCTGGTCTGTCTTCAGAACAGTAAAACCCACCAATACCCACATATGATCTCATATatcgaagaattagagagagGTTGACTAACATAATATACTACCTCCGTTCTTTAAATCTTACACCATTTGGCTTTTCTCTTCCCCCAATGCAcaattttattcgtttttaattgttaatatcCTTATTTATGTTTATCAAAAAATTATGGAAACCACCAATTAACGACAATAAAAGAGTTAAATTTCGCTGACGAATAGTGCTCGAAGGTCAAATGGAGCAAGCTTTAaggaacagaggaagtaattGATGGGTCACTCTTAATACCAATTGATTTTAGAATGAAACTTTATCGGGTTTGTATAAAATCAACTCTCCTATCTTCGAAGTTGGCCACCACAAGTCAAACTAGGAAAGCGACTATACT
This genomic interval carries:
- the LOC130813944 gene encoding pathogenesis-related thaumatin-like protein 3.5, with amino-acid sequence MQNKLFFKLTTSPIFLVFLLLPFSVFSTFTISNNCPFTIWPGTLSGSGTPPLSTTGFQLESGKTVRLDAIPGWSGRIWARTGCRFDATGAGMCLTGDCGGRLECDGSGATPPASLFEITLGQGNDKDFYDVSIVDGYNLPIVAWPTGPNGAACNATGCISDINTGCPKELQVVGGDEKEGVIACKSACEAFGQDQYCCSGQFANPTTCKPTYYSTVFKRACPRAYSYAYDDGTSTFTCKAYNYDIVFCPSTAAMKKKPFGSTAMSPPHVPYDSPSISYGTPPSNTYSSPPIGYGTPTSNTYSSPPVGYGTSPSTTYNSPPTGYETPPSFIYDSPPTIRKHSYGASEGEVSSAYAIPAYHVHILIPFSMLLWL